AATGTCAAGTGTTTAAGGCGGAAGAAGGCGGGGAGTGGAAGGGGCCAGTGGAGTGGGTAGTCGGAAGTGATTTGACACAGCCTGAAGCGGAAACAGGAGCGTAGACTGGGATAAGAAACAGGGGGGGGGATCGGTACAGAGAACCAAGATGGAACCGGCATGGAAGGAACGAAACCTTTGCCTACTGAGATGGGTGTCTCCATCCTTGGCTCAGAATGAGAAATGACACATTGCCAGCCCCCTTCTGTCAAGTACCTCCCTTTGCAGAGGCTTACCAGGGGGTGGAGGTACACAGGGAAGGTCGAGGAGCTGTActaaggcctcccctggggaaGGCTCCATTGGTGGAAGATGCTGAGCATGCCCAGAAGTGTCATCCAGGAGATCAAGCAGATCCAAGAGCTTAGTGGCCTGGGGAAAAGGGCAGGAGGGTCATGACAGGCATGTGCACCCACAGGAGTCCTCCTTACCCAGGTCTTCCAGCCTCCTCACCTGGGGCTCCGTGGGGGCAGGCGCTGCTGCTTCCAAGAGCTGGGGCCCCgctttggtttccttctgtccctcatCAACTTGAGGGTCACTGCGCTCCACAAGAGGCATCTTTTCAAGGATGGCAGCCCTGAGAGGATGGAATGCAAGGGTCCCTCTGTGTGAGCCCTGTGCTCTCACAGAAGCATTTGGGAAGAAGACTAAGAACATAGAAGGCCCTGGGCATGCAGGGTTGCATGCATGGTCCCATGCAGGGTTGCATGCACCAttctggtttcctttttttttttttaaatttatttattatgtatacagtgttctgcctgcatgtgtgtctgcacgccagaagagggcaccagatctcactataaatggttgtgagccaccatgtggttccaggacctctggaagagctgccagtgctcttaacctctgagccatctctccagccccgattctGGTTTCCTAAGACAGTGCACCATTGCTGGTCCTTAGACAACCGATGAGGCTGGGAACCAGCTCAGTGTCAACTATGGGTGGGAGACGCTCACCGCAGAGCAAGCTTCCGCCCTCGTATCCAGGAGGGAGCCCTGGGAGAGGGTCGAGTTCGGAGTTCTACATGTGGGTTTCTGGACATACCTCATGTGGTCGTACTTCTGGAAGAGTGCGTTATACTCCACAGCCCGCTGCTGAAGCTCCACATCCACACAGCTCCCGTAGATGGATACCACCTGGCGGATACGACTGGGCCACAGCGTGGCATGTGAGGGGCAAAGGCAGGCGGCTTGCTCTTCCCCTCcaggatgggagggaagggagtaGCCTCAGAGAGTAAGGAGACATCTAATATATGGGGCTCAAAAGCAGATTCCTaaggactggggggagggggaggaggggtgtgCGCCTGGAGAGTTCAAAGACTAGTAGCCACAACGAAGGGGCATCTTTCGAGGGCTGGGAACCCCTTCTTACTTGTTGTCTCCCCGGAGCCGGGTGCTGAGCTTCATGAGCGCTGTGATAGCGTAGCCTCGGGTGGCTGGCAGGGACATGTGGGACTGCAGGACTTTCTCCAGGAGCGCTagcacctcctcttcctccaccttcagGTGTGGACAACAGGTCAGGACCGCAGGTCAGGTCTGTCCTCACAAACCTCCCCAGTGAACCTCTCGCTGCTCAGGTCTCACCTGGAAAGGCTCGGTGTCCTCGCAGTTACCCTCCAGCAGGAGGTCCCCATACTCGCCAATGCACCAGGCTGCCACCTGCGCCAGTGGTTGCTGTAGGAGCGAGGGGACACTGCTGAGTTAGTTGGGGGTCTCCTTTCTCCTAGACCCCACCGCATCCCTTTACGACAGTGAAGAAAAGATGGTGGGGtcggcaggggagggagggaaaggtcaAGTTTGTTAGCAAGCTGTCCTGGCATTTTTGGGTCCTACTGCCCTCTGGTGGGCAAGCATCCAAACTACAGGGCCTGGTCACATGACAGAGCCCTGACAGGCTCGCTCTCAGGAGCAAACCGGGATGCTTTCTGCCCACTCTATTCAAGCTGACAGAGGGGGGTTTACAGATATCGGCTGGCACCTGTTAATCCGCCCGGCATCGGAGGCAATAAGAGAAATGAATACATGTGCCAAGCTTTAATATATCTCATTTGATCCCGAAGACAGCCTGGGAGGTAGGCATTCTAGAAAGTTGAGAATGCAGAGCCTAAAGGAAGTGGCAGCCAATAGGCATCAGGGCCAGGACAGAAGCCTACGTGAAAGGTGGGCTTTGTCCTCGACCGTCTTCCGGCCGCTGTGCTTGGGGAAAAGCATTCAAATTCTAGTGCTGAAAAGGCTGGTCggctggagctggggagaggggagcGAGACCTGGGAGATGTCCTCTGCCAAGGCACTGTAGAGGCGGCGCACGGAGTAGGCATGAAGCTCCTGGGCCTCTCCAATCAGCTGGGTCAGGTTGGCCACTGCGTCGTCCCTCACATGGGTGCCTGCCTGGAGAGGGGAGGATGTGGCCAGGTCAGAGCAGTGAGCTCTGCCCACTCCCGCCCGACTCCCTGACCACCCCACCTCACCGTGGTCAGCACGTGCAGGATGGTGTCTATGTGCCACCGCTTGCTTGGAGCGAACCTAGGGGACGTGACTCATCAGCCCTgtcaccctccctccccaggccGCACCCTCTGACGCCCAGGTACTCGTCGTCACCTCACCTCTCCGCAGCCAGAAGGATGCCTGAAGCACAGTCAGCCCGAAGATCAGGGGGGCAGGATTCCAGGAAGGCCTGCAACTCCTGCATCATGGCTCGCACGTTGGAACTGTTCACCAGAGCCAGGCTCAGCTCCAGGGCCCGCCTGGCAGGAGACAGGTGTCCATGCAGATGGCCCAGGTCACCCCGCTCTAGGTCCATTGTTCCCAGGCATCTTTTTCTTTAGCTCTTACTCCAGCTGCTTTGAACTACGCTGGTTTGCGTTTCAGCCACCAGGCACTGTCCTCTGCCCTGTTCTCCCTCCGCTTACCTGCTAAGGGAGGCATCTGTTTCCTGTAGACATTCGACCACAGTGGACCGGTGACGCTGTACAGCACTGTGGTCGGACTGCACCAGGCGGAGCAACGATGTCAGGGCCACATACCTGGTCGGAGTAAGAAAGGCCATGTCACATCTGCCCGGACACCCTGTGTTGCCTCCAGGATAGGTGAGAGTTAGATGGATCAAGACGGAGGAATGCAGAGGGCCAGATGTACAGTGGTACCATCTAGCCAGACACTGGGGGTTGTTACCTAATATTCTTGTCATGGTTGAGCAAGAAACGTCCAAGAATGTTAACAGCTAGAACCTATTGGAAGAAGAAGGGGGCGGCGGTCAGAGAAGAAGCCACTTATGCAGTGGGATCCCCTCCATGATGGGTGTTGGGGAAGAGCCAGTGACCAGGACCAGCTGGGGAGGTGGAATGGTGGCTGGAGAGCACATGGGTATATAATGGTACCCGGAGGCCCGCTACAGAGTGGATGTCCATGATGGTAAGCACTGTCTCCAACAGAACGGCGTTGCCCGCATTTCGGCTCGTGTCTGTGTTGGTGGCGACCTGTGTGGATGGCGGGAGAGAGGCATCTGCACAGGGCTCCAGTCTCCCTGTGACTTCTGGAAGGTGACTGCTGTGTTCTCTGTTCATCCTTCAGCCCCTAACAAAGTTCCATGAACCCCACTATATGTTAGGACCTGCCTACCCACTAGGGCAATAGCACAGCGACAGACTGTATCCTTCCTGCATGGAATTTATTGGTTTATGGGGCACAGAAAGGCAATTATATGACCTCTGCATGATAAGTGGTCATGTGAGGAATGTCCAGGACTGATGAACCCTAAGAAACCACATGCCTAAGGGGTGCCTCTCACCTGGGCCAGCAAGTCATTCATGGCCTCACTGCTTTCTTCATGGTTCCGTCCCAGGATCCGAAGCAGACGAAGTATCTGGACCTGAGATTGGATTAGAGGGGTTTATAGGATAATGTCATGAGCCTGAGGTGGAAAGACCTAACACTGTGGgcaacccctccctccctctcacctccACAGAGTCCTTGGGCCCTGGGAGGAGATCAGACTTGGGTAGAGTCAGGGGAGTCTGGAGAGtccttttatgattttttttttttttttgagacatggtttctttgtgtagccctagctggaacttgctttgtagactaggctggccttgaactctcatagatccacctgcctctgcctcccaagtactgggactaaaggcatgtgccaccacacccggctttggAACAGGCTTTTTATATGGTTACCAAACTGGATTTTCTGACTCTCTGGCAGCCTCCTTCCAGCCCCATCCCCAGTCCCAGGATGACTAAAGCCGTCCTGAGTCTATCACTTGGACTGTGCCAAAATGGGACGTGACTACTGGCTACGGTCGTCCTGTGAAGTCCTCTCCGTTCTGGGGCTCCAAGTAACTCTCAGCCTACCTGCAAGAAGGGATCGCTGACTCCAGAGATGCTGTGCTCTGTTGAGTATCCCGCCGTCACCAGAGTCCGGAGGATCTGGACCAGTTGGGGTACGAcctggggagaagaagggcacAGGCAGCCTTGTCTGGGCATTCCTCCCCTCTTCTCGACCATCGGTCCCAATTCTTCACCCACCGCCCGCCTTTGCCTGCCCCGCGGCCTGC
The nucleotide sequence above comes from Peromyscus maniculatus bairdii isolate BWxNUB_F1_BW_parent chromosome 9, HU_Pman_BW_mat_3.1, whole genome shotgun sequence. Encoded proteins:
- the Ap1g2 gene encoding AP-1 complex subunit gamma-like 2 isoform X2, translated to MGTPCRGTASWRNCYTSTCWATPPTLDSDLSQGIQPVQGLALCTLSTMGSAEMCRDLATEVEKLLLQPSPYVRKKAVLTAVHMIRKDPELSSIFLPPCAKLLHERHHGILLGTITLITELCERNPAALRHFRKVVPQLVQILRTLVTAGYSTEHSISGVSDPFLQVQILRLLRILGRNHEESSEAMNDLLAQVATNTDTSRNAGNAVLLETVLTIMDIHSVAGLRVLAVNILGRFLLNHDKNIRYVALTSLLRLVQSDHSAVQRHRSTVVECLQETDASLSRRALELSLALVNSSNVRAMMQELQAFLESCPPDLRADCASGILLAAERFAPSKRWHIDTILHVLTTAGTHVRDDAVANLTQLIGEAQELHAYSVRRLYSALAEDISQQPLAQVAAWCIGEYGDLLLEGNCEDTEPFQVEEEEVLALLEKVLQSHMSLPATRGYAITALMKLSTRLRGDNNRIRQVVSIYGSCVDVELQQRAVEYNALFQKYDHMRAAILEKMPLVERSDPQVDEGQKETKAGPQLLEAAAPAPTEPQATKLLDLLDLLDDTSGHAQHLPPMEPSPGEALVQLLDLPCVPPPPAPIPSLRVFEREGVQLDLSFMRPVETPTLLLVTATTTNSSREDVTHFVCQAAVPKSFQLQLQAPSGDTVPARGGLPVTQLFRILNPNKATLRLKLRLTYNHFGQPVQETFEVDNLPVETWQ
- the Ap1g2 gene encoding AP-1 complex subunit gamma-like 2 isoform X1, coding for MVVPSLRLQDLIEEIRGAKTLAQEREVIQKECAQIRASFRDGDPLQRHRQLAKLLYVHMLGYPAHFGQMECLKLIASPRFTDKRVGYLGAMLLLDERHDAHLLITNSIKNDLSQGIQPVQGLALCTLSTMGSAEMCRDLATEVEKLLLQPSPYVRKKAVLTAVHMIRKDPELSSIFLPPCAKLLHERHHGILLGTITLITELCERNPAALRHFRKVVPQLVQILRTLVTAGYSTEHSISGVSDPFLQVQILRLLRILGRNHEESSEAMNDLLAQVATNTDTSRNAGNAVLLETVLTIMDIHSVAGLRVLAVNILGRFLLNHDKNIRYVALTSLLRLVQSDHSAVQRHRSTVVECLQETDASLSRRALELSLALVNSSNVRAMMQELQAFLESCPPDLRADCASGILLAAERFAPSKRWHIDTILHVLTTAGTHVRDDAVANLTQLIGEAQELHAYSVRRLYSALAEDISQQPLAQVAAWCIGEYGDLLLEGNCEDTEPFQVEEEEVLALLEKVLQSHMSLPATRGYAITALMKLSTRLRGDNNRIRQVVSIYGSCVDVELQQRAVEYNALFQKYDHMRAAILEKMPLVERSDPQVDEGQKETKAGPQLLEAAAPAPTEPQATKLLDLLDLLDDTSGHAQHLPPMEPSPGEALVQLLDLPCVPPPPAPIPSLRVFEREGVQLDLSFMRPVETPTLLLVTATTTNSSREDVTHFVCQAAVPKSFQLQLQAPSGDTVPARGGLPVTQLFRILNPNKATLRLKLRLTYNHFGQPVQETFEVDNLPVETWQ
- the Ap1g2 gene encoding AP-1 complex subunit gamma-like 2 isoform X3 yields the protein MSATMVVPQLVQILRTLVTAGYSTEHSISGVSDPFLQVQILRLLRILGRNHEESSEAMNDLLAQVATNTDTSRNAGNAVLLETVLTIMDIHSVAGLRVLAVNILGRFLLNHDKNIRYVALTSLLRLVQSDHSAVQRHRSTVVECLQETDASLSRRALELSLALVNSSNVRAMMQELQAFLESCPPDLRADCASGILLAAERFAPSKRWHIDTILHVLTTAGTHVRDDAVANLTQLIGEAQELHAYSVRRLYSALAEDISQQPLAQVAAWCIGEYGDLLLEGNCEDTEPFQVEEEEVLALLEKVLQSHMSLPATRGYAITALMKLSTRLRGDNNRIRQVVSIYGSCVDVELQQRAVEYNALFQKYDHMRAAILEKMPLVERSDPQVDEGQKETKAGPQLLEAAAPAPTEPQATKLLDLLDLLDDTSGHAQHLPPMEPSPGEALVQLLDLPCVPPPPAPIPSLRVFEREGVQLDLSFMRPVETPTLLLVTATTTNSSREDVTHFVCQAAVPKSFQLQLQAPSGDTVPARGGLPVTQLFRILNPNKATLRLKLRLTYNHFGQPVQETFEVDNLPVETWQ